A genomic window from Pseudomonas argentinensis includes:
- a CDS encoding GntP family permease — translation MNEVTTTLGAGPLLSIAAGAVLLLLLMIIRFRLHAFLALVLVSIFTALATQIPFDKIVPTLLGGFGTTLAAVALLVGLGAMIGRLLEITGGAQVLADTLINKFGEQRAPFALGVASLLFGFPIFFDAGLVVMLPIIFSVAKRFGGSTLTYALPAAGAFAAMHALVPPHPGPVAAAELLGANIGLLVIVGAVIAIPTWYFGAYLFGRWAGKRFDLKLPSSFLTDVPRDETVTPPAFALVMTILLLPLLLIFLDTGLNTLTVMGAVDGSSNWVQFLRMLGKTPVALLITVLFALIAFSGRHSRQHLEKVCEGALGPICSIILVTGAGGMFGGVLRTSGIGDALAGTLSDTGMPVILAAFVISAALRVAQGSATVALTTTAALVAPMVAATPGLSEFDLCFIVVAIAGGATVLSHVNDSGFWLVSRFLEMDEKTTLKTWTVMETLLGGIAFILAVIGSLIL, via the coding sequence ATGAATGAGGTGACCACCACCCTTGGCGCCGGGCCACTGCTGTCCATCGCCGCTGGCGCCGTTCTGCTGCTGTTGCTGATGATCATCCGCTTCCGCCTGCATGCGTTCCTGGCGCTGGTGCTGGTAAGCATCTTCACGGCCCTGGCGACGCAGATTCCCTTCGACAAGATCGTGCCGACCCTACTCGGCGGCTTCGGCACCACGCTCGCGGCGGTGGCCTTGCTGGTCGGGCTTGGCGCGATGATCGGCCGCCTGCTGGAAATCACCGGCGGCGCCCAGGTGCTGGCCGACACGTTGATCAACAAGTTCGGCGAACAGCGGGCGCCATTTGCGCTGGGCGTGGCCTCGCTGCTGTTCGGTTTTCCGATCTTCTTCGACGCCGGCCTGGTGGTCATGCTGCCGATCATCTTCAGTGTGGCCAAGCGCTTCGGTGGTTCGACGCTGACCTACGCACTGCCCGCGGCAGGTGCCTTCGCGGCCATGCACGCCCTGGTTCCACCACATCCTGGTCCGGTGGCCGCCGCCGAACTACTGGGGGCGAACATTGGCCTGCTGGTTATCGTTGGTGCCGTGATCGCGATTCCGACCTGGTACTTCGGCGCCTATCTGTTCGGCCGCTGGGCCGGCAAGCGTTTCGATCTCAAGCTACCGAGCAGCTTCCTGACCGATGTGCCGCGCGACGAGACCGTCACGCCACCGGCTTTCGCCCTGGTCATGACCATCCTGCTGCTGCCGCTGCTATTGATCTTCCTCGATACCGGGCTCAATACGCTGACCGTGATGGGCGCCGTCGACGGCAGCAGCAACTGGGTGCAGTTCCTGCGCATGCTCGGCAAGACCCCCGTGGCGCTGTTGATCACCGTGCTCTTCGCGCTGATCGCGTTCAGCGGCCGGCATAGCCGCCAGCACCTGGAGAAGGTTTGCGAAGGCGCGCTCGGGCCGATCTGCTCGATCATTCTGGTCACCGGGGCAGGGGGCATGTTCGGTGGTGTGCTGCGCACCAGCGGTATTGGTGACGCCCTGGCGGGCACCCTGTCGGACACCGGCATGCCGGTCATCCTCGCCGCCTTCGTGATTTCCGCGGCGCTGCGTGTGGCCCAGGGTTCGGCTACCGTGGCACTGACCACCACCGCCGCGCTGGTGGCACCGATGGTCGCCGCCACGCCCGGGCTGAGCGAGTTCGACCTGTGCTTTATCGTGGTGGCCATTGCAGGTGGTGCGACGGTGCTGTCCCATGTCAACGACTCCGGCTTCTGGCTGGTCAGCCGCTTCCTGGAAATGGACGAGAAGACCACGCTGAAAACCTGGACGGTGATGGAAACGCTGCTCGGTGGCATCGCGTTCATTCTCGCCGTTATCGGTAGCCTGATCCTGTAG
- a CDS encoding alpha/beta hydrolase: MKTVKSQIAAIALAIGSTLTLGTSYAAGTSPSVVIVHGAFADGSDWAKVVPLLQAEGVTVTVVQNPLTSLADDVAATQRVLNNQGGKVVLVGHSWGGTVITEAGNDNKVSALVYVAAFAPQAGQTSGEQGKGAPTPPGISQLKTDSNGFIYLTPQGMASDFAQDLPAAQTAVMTATQGPIKASAFEDKVTAAAWKTKPSWYLLATQDRMIHPDVQRASAKRIGAHLSEVDSSHVPQQSKPAEVAKVILHAVHEVAGQ; encoded by the coding sequence ATGAAAACCGTCAAATCTCAAATCGCTGCAATCGCACTCGCCATCGGCAGCACCTTGACCCTTGGCACCAGCTACGCCGCTGGCACCTCACCTTCGGTGGTGATCGTTCACGGCGCCTTCGCCGATGGTTCCGACTGGGCCAAGGTGGTGCCGCTGCTGCAGGCCGAAGGCGTTACCGTCACCGTGGTGCAGAATCCCCTTACCTCCCTGGCTGACGACGTGGCTGCCACCCAGCGCGTGCTGAACAATCAGGGTGGCAAGGTCGTTCTGGTCGGCCATTCCTGGGGCGGTACAGTCATCACCGAAGCTGGCAACGACAACAAGGTCAGCGCGTTGGTCTACGTGGCGGCCTTTGCACCGCAAGCCGGGCAAACCAGCGGCGAACAGGGTAAAGGGGCGCCGACGCCGCCCGGCATCAGCCAGCTGAAGACCGATAGCAACGGTTTCATCTACCTGACGCCCCAAGGCATGGCCAGCGATTTCGCCCAGGACCTGCCGGCCGCCCAGACCGCCGTGATGACCGCTACCCAGGGCCCGATCAAGGCGTCCGCGTTCGAAGACAAGGTTACCGCTGCAGCCTGGAAGACCAAGCCGTCCTGGTACCTGCTCGCCACCCAGGACCGGATGATTCACCCGGACGTTCAGCGCGCTTCCGCCAAGCGCATCGGGGCGCACCTGAGCGAAGTGGATAGCAGCCACGTGCCGCAGCAGTCCAAACCGGCCGAGGTCGCCAAGGTGATTCTCCACGCGGTGCATGAAGTGGCTGGGCAATGA
- the mexE gene encoding multidrug efflux RND transporter periplasmic adaptor subunit MexE, translating into MEQPNPRLWQFPLALTAALVLAACGKNQETAQQMPAPKVSVAEVIQQPLNEWDEFTGRLEAPESVQIRPRVSGFIDKVSFTEGALVKKGDLLFQIDPRPFQAEVKRLEAQLQQARSNQVRASSEAQRGERLRESNAISTELADARKSAAQEAQAAVAGIQAELDNARLNLSFTRVTAPIDGRVSRAEVTAGNLVTASESLLTSLVSTDKVYAYFDADERAFLKYTELARKAGHDSRGKSPVYLGLSNETGNPHLGQLDFLDNQVNPRTGTIRGRAVFDNRDGQFTPGLYARLKLVGSDTYDAMLIQDVAVGTDLGKKFVLVLGDNNTVAYRSVELGPKLEGLRIVRSGLAKGDRVVVNGLQRAIPGSTVDPQAVPMADEKTLATLEKQRKAVASARNDEPLKVSLK; encoded by the coding sequence ATGGAACAGCCCAATCCACGGCTCTGGCAATTTCCCCTGGCCCTTACCGCAGCACTGGTGCTGGCGGCCTGTGGCAAGAATCAGGAAACCGCACAGCAGATGCCTGCTCCCAAGGTCAGTGTGGCCGAAGTCATTCAACAGCCTCTCAACGAGTGGGATGAATTCACCGGCCGCCTGGAAGCGCCGGAATCGGTGCAGATTCGCCCCCGGGTTTCCGGCTTCATCGACAAGGTGAGCTTTACCGAAGGGGCACTGGTGAAGAAAGGCGACCTGCTGTTCCAGATCGACCCGCGCCCCTTCCAGGCCGAAGTCAAACGCCTAGAGGCCCAACTGCAGCAAGCCCGCTCCAATCAGGTTCGCGCCAGCAGCGAAGCCCAGCGTGGCGAGCGCCTGCGTGAAAGCAACGCGATTTCTACCGAGCTGGCCGATGCGCGCAAGAGCGCGGCCCAGGAAGCCCAGGCCGCGGTGGCCGGCATTCAGGCCGAACTCGACAACGCCCGCCTCAATCTCAGTTTCACCCGGGTGACCGCGCCCATCGATGGCCGCGTCAGCCGCGCCGAGGTCACCGCCGGCAACCTGGTCACTGCCAGCGAATCGCTGCTCACCTCCCTGGTTTCCACCGACAAGGTGTACGCCTACTTCGATGCCGACGAGCGCGCCTTCCTGAAGTACACCGAACTGGCTCGCAAGGCCGGTCACGACAGCCGCGGCAAGAGCCCGGTTTACCTGGGCCTGTCCAATGAAACCGGCAACCCGCACCTGGGCCAGCTGGACTTTCTCGATAACCAGGTCAACCCGCGCACCGGCACCATCCGCGGCCGCGCCGTGTTCGACAACCGTGATGGCCAGTTCACCCCGGGCCTGTATGCGCGCCTGAAGCTGGTCGGTAGCGACACCTACGACGCCATGTTGATCCAGGACGTCGCGGTCGGCACCGACCTGGGCAAGAAGTTCGTGCTGGTGCTCGGTGACAACAATACCGTGGCCTACCGCTCCGTGGAACTTGGACCCAAGCTGGAAGGCTTGCGCATCGTGCGCAGCGGCTTGGCCAAGGGTGACCGCGTGGTCGTCAATGGCCTGCAGCGCGCCATTCCGGGCAGCACCGTGGATCCGCAAGCCGTGCCGATGGCCGACGAGAAGACCCTGGCGACCCTGGAAAAGCAGCGCAAGGCAGTGGCCTCGGCGCGCAATGACGAACCCCTGAAGGTCAGCCTCAAGTAA
- a CDS encoding gluconokinase, whose translation MSKPITAVVVMGVSGCGKSCVGESIANHVGGYLIEGDQFHPPANIEKMSAGIPLDDDDRAEWLARLGQELTRALEIHPHPVLTCSSLKRKYRDRLREAVPGLGFVFLELSRGEAAQRVGNRPGHFMPASLIDSQFATLEPPFGEPSTLALDATQPIDTLGRKAADWWRASDDDR comes from the coding sequence ATGAGCAAACCGATAACCGCAGTGGTCGTCATGGGCGTATCCGGATGTGGCAAAAGCTGCGTCGGCGAGTCGATCGCCAACCATGTCGGCGGTTACCTGATCGAAGGTGACCAATTTCATCCGCCCGCCAATATCGAGAAGATGAGCGCGGGAATTCCCCTCGATGACGATGACCGTGCCGAGTGGCTGGCCCGCCTGGGTCAGGAGCTGACCCGCGCACTCGAGATTCATCCCCATCCCGTACTGACCTGCTCGTCACTCAAGCGCAAGTACCGCGACCGGCTGCGCGAAGCCGTGCCTGGCCTGGGCTTCGTGTTTCTCGAACTGTCCCGCGGGGAAGCCGCCCAGCGCGTTGGCAATCGCCCGGGCCACTTCATGCCCGCCAGCCTTATCGACAGCCAGTTCGCCACCCTGGAGCCGCCCTTTGGTGAGCCTTCGACGCTGGCGCTGGATGCCACGCAACCCATCGATACCCTTGGCCGCAAGGCCGCTGACTGGTGGCGGGCGTCCGACGACGACCGCTGA
- a CDS encoding zinc-dependent alcohol dehydrogenase family protein: protein MSRMIRFHKFGDASVLQCEEMPTPTPNAGEVLVRVQALGVSWGDVLWRQNLASEEAKLPSGVGSELAGIVEAVGEGVDDLAVGTPVAAFPANTPNRYPTWGDVVVVPRYALTRYPDVLSPVEASIHYTGLLFAYFAMVDLAKLKAGQHVLITEACHCLAPQSVQLAKALGANVIVSTSVPGSRDFLRELGADKIIFTEEQDLVLEVERYTEGKGAEVILDHCAGQQLKLLGDVAATRGKLILYGLNGGNDTAFPACAAFKKHLQFFRHCVLDFTGHSELGIEQDHAAVQRALDHINMLTADGLLKPRIDKTFAFEEFAESHRYMEACPERGRVALTLE, encoded by the coding sequence ATGTCCCGCATGATCCGTTTCCACAAGTTCGGCGACGCCAGCGTATTGCAGTGCGAAGAAATGCCGACACCCACTCCGAACGCCGGGGAGGTGCTGGTACGTGTCCAGGCGCTTGGCGTCAGCTGGGGTGACGTGCTGTGGCGCCAGAACCTGGCGTCCGAGGAAGCCAAATTGCCCTCCGGTGTCGGCTCCGAGCTGGCCGGTATCGTAGAAGCCGTGGGCGAGGGCGTCGACGATCTCGCGGTCGGCACGCCGGTGGCCGCGTTCCCGGCCAACACGCCCAACCGTTACCCGACCTGGGGTGATGTCGTGGTGGTGCCGCGCTATGCGCTGACCCGTTACCCCGACGTGCTCAGCCCGGTCGAAGCGAGTATCCATTACACCGGCCTGCTGTTCGCCTATTTCGCCATGGTCGACCTGGCCAAGCTCAAGGCCGGCCAGCACGTGCTGATCACCGAAGCCTGCCATTGCCTGGCGCCACAGTCGGTGCAGCTGGCCAAGGCGCTGGGCGCCAACGTCATCGTGTCCACCAGCGTGCCGGGCAGCCGCGACTTCCTGCGCGAGCTGGGCGCCGACAAGATCATCTTTACCGAGGAGCAGGACCTGGTCCTCGAGGTCGAGCGCTACACCGAAGGCAAGGGCGCCGAGGTGATTCTCGACCACTGCGCCGGCCAGCAGCTCAAGCTGCTCGGTGACGTGGCCGCTACCCGCGGCAAGCTGATCCTCTATGGCCTCAACGGTGGCAATGACACCGCGTTCCCGGCCTGTGCCGCGTTCAAGAAGCACCTGCAGTTCTTCCGTCATTGCGTGCTGGACTTCACCGGGCACTCGGAACTGGGCATCGAGCAGGATCATGCTGCCGTGCAGCGCGCGCTGGATCACATCAACATGCTCACCGCCGATGGACTACTCAAGCCGCGGATCGACAAGACCTTCGCCTTCGAGGAGTTCGCCGAATCGCATCGCTACATGGAAGCCTGCCCCGAGCGTGGACGGGTCGCCCTGACGCTGGAGTGA
- a CDS encoding LysR family transcriptional regulator translates to MNRNDLRRLDLNLLIVFETLMHERSVTRAAEKLFLGQPAISAALSRLRNLFDDPLFVRTGRSMEPTARAQEIFALLSPALDSISTAVSRASEFDPATSTAVFRVGLSDDVEFALLPALLRRLRSEAPNVVLVVRRANYLLMPNLLASGEISVGVSYTEELPANAKRKTLRRSRPKLLRADAIPGKLSLDEYCARPHAMVSFAGDLNGFVDDLLARFGRTRKVVLAVPQFNGLGTLLAGTDLIAVVPDYTAAALTAAGGLRAEDLPFESDSFEMSMAWRGAQDNDPAERWLRSRIQMFFGDPDSLE, encoded by the coding sequence ATGAACCGCAACGACCTGCGCCGTCTCGATCTCAACCTGCTGATCGTGTTCGAAACGCTGATGCATGAACGCAGCGTGACCCGTGCGGCAGAGAAACTGTTTCTTGGCCAGCCGGCAATCAGCGCGGCCTTGTCGCGGCTGCGCAACCTGTTCGACGACCCCTTGTTCGTGCGCACCGGCCGCAGCATGGAGCCGACCGCAAGGGCCCAGGAAATCTTCGCCCTGCTCTCACCGGCGCTGGATTCGATCTCCACGGCGGTCAGCCGCGCCTCGGAGTTCGACCCGGCCACCAGTACCGCGGTGTTCCGTGTCGGCCTGTCGGACGACGTCGAGTTTGCCCTGCTCCCCGCCCTGCTGCGCCGCCTGCGCTCCGAAGCGCCCAACGTGGTGCTGGTGGTGCGTCGCGCCAACTACCTGCTGATGCCCAACCTGCTCGCCTCCGGGGAAATCTCGGTGGGTGTCAGCTACACCGAGGAGCTGCCGGCCAACGCCAAGCGCAAGACGCTGCGGCGCAGCAGGCCGAAGCTGCTGCGTGCCGATGCTATACCCGGTAAGTTGAGCCTCGACGAATACTGCGCTCGCCCCCATGCCATGGTGTCCTTCGCCGGCGACCTCAACGGCTTCGTCGACGACCTGTTGGCGCGTTTCGGTCGCACCCGCAAGGTGGTGCTCGCCGTGCCGCAATTCAACGGCCTGGGCACCCTGCTGGCGGGCACCGACCTGATCGCCGTGGTGCCCGACTACACCGCCGCCGCGCTCACTGCGGCTGGCGGCTTGCGCGCCGAAGACCTACCCTTCGAAAGCGACAGCTTCGAGATGTCCATGGCCTGGCGTGGCGCCCAGGATAACGACCCGGCCGAGCGCTGGCTGCGCTCGCGGATCCAGATGTTCTTCGGTGATCCCGACAGCCTGGAATAG
- a CDS encoding LacI family DNA-binding transcriptional regulator, whose translation MKSPTHSSSRTLGMPTLAQVAERAGVSTITASRALRGVATVGADLAERVRKAADELGYVANPAARTLASARGTSVVVLIPSLSNQLFIEPLEAIHEVMRPRGIEVLIGDYHYCRDEEERLVRNYLPYRPMGMLLTGFDRTEGTRHLLSASGIPCVHMMELSDAPGIASVGFSQQAAGEAAAAHLLKQGRKRLAYVAAQLDPRVMQRGEGFRRALHAAGVYDPALELLHPLPSSIGLGCQLFRELMQRHPDVDGIFFCNDDLAQGALFEAQRCDMAVPGRVAMVGFNDLPASAHTVPRLSSIHTPRTEVGREAANLLLKMLDGRPATPNIDLGFELRVRESS comes from the coding sequence ATGAAATCCCCGACCCACAGCAGTTCCCGCACCCTCGGCATGCCGACCCTGGCGCAGGTCGCCGAACGCGCCGGGGTATCGACCATCACGGCGTCGCGGGCATTGCGCGGCGTGGCCACGGTGGGTGCCGATCTCGCCGAACGGGTGCGCAAGGCCGCCGATGAGCTGGGTTACGTGGCCAACCCGGCGGCGCGAACCCTGGCGTCGGCGCGCGGCACCTCGGTGGTGGTGCTGATTCCGTCGCTCTCCAACCAGCTGTTCATCGAACCGCTGGAGGCCATTCACGAGGTGATGCGCCCGCGCGGTATCGAGGTATTGATCGGCGACTACCACTATTGCCGCGACGAGGAAGAGCGACTGGTGCGCAACTACCTGCCGTACCGGCCGATGGGCATGTTGCTGACCGGTTTCGACCGCACCGAAGGCACGCGACACCTGCTCAGCGCCAGCGGTATTCCCTGTGTGCACATGATGGAGTTGAGCGATGCGCCAGGTATCGCCAGTGTCGGTTTCTCCCAGCAGGCCGCAGGCGAAGCGGCAGCCGCACACCTGCTGAAGCAAGGCCGCAAGCGGCTGGCCTATGTGGCGGCGCAGCTGGATCCCCGGGTGATGCAGCGCGGCGAAGGCTTTCGCCGCGCCCTGCATGCGGCGGGCGTCTATGACCCGGCCCTCGAGCTGCTGCACCCTCTGCCCTCGTCCATTGGCCTGGGTTGCCAGCTGTTTCGCGAGCTAATGCAGCGCCACCCGGATGTCGACGGCATCTTCTTCTGTAACGACGACCTAGCCCAGGGCGCGCTTTTCGAGGCGCAACGCTGCGACATGGCCGTGCCGGGCCGTGTGGCGATGGTCGGGTTCAACGACCTGCCGGCTTCTGCGCATACCGTGCCGCGGCTGTCATCGATCCATACACCGCGCACCGAAGTGGGCCGCGAGGCCGCCAACCTGCTGCTAAAAATGCTCGATGGCCGCCCCGCCACGCCCAATATCGACCTGGGGTTCGAACTGCGGGTGCGCGAAAGCAGCTAG
- a CDS encoding HD domain-containing phosphohydrolase, which produces MSDAPSLLVSAGAALAAIAQVGDLSMGQPLGHSMRVARLARQLAQASLGEGAHLDVAEQVALLRWSGCTANAEGFSHLLGDDVDGRRAMLDQTLGADHMRAVHEAGSLAVVHCEVSEQVASTLGLGADVEAALYRVFETHDGSGRPAGLSHGQIPEAVYQVVLAGDLEILSRTHGLQTALQWIGGQGDRRYPAKLAAFLQRHAGGWLAQLAHDEAPGDKAPSRSQVPLSLVGDVIDLKLPWLAGHSRQVADIAVQAGRLWGLPDAALVELGQAALVHGLGRAAVSNHIWNSMGALPFGAAERVHLVPYWTQKACKPIAELQRPGDIAAHAYERLDGSGHFRGLAADALSQEHRLLAAAVAWVALRSTRPWRSAHDMAQAQSALRQDASRGVFDSDICETVIAAAAGKQRPPQQRSALLSARECDILSEISRGASNKEVARRLSISPSTVRTHMESIFRKLECSTRAAATLKGLTLGLIS; this is translated from the coding sequence GTGAGCGACGCTCCGTCACTTCTCGTTTCTGCGGGTGCGGCACTGGCTGCCATCGCCCAGGTCGGCGATCTGAGCATGGGTCAACCTCTGGGGCATTCGATGCGCGTCGCCAGGCTGGCCAGGCAATTGGCGCAAGCGAGCCTGGGCGAGGGCGCCCATCTCGATGTGGCCGAGCAGGTCGCCTTGCTGCGCTGGTCCGGCTGCACCGCCAACGCTGAGGGGTTCAGTCATCTGCTGGGCGATGACGTCGACGGGCGCCGCGCCATGCTCGATCAAACCCTGGGCGCCGACCATATGCGCGCCGTGCATGAAGCCGGTTCGCTCGCCGTCGTGCACTGCGAGGTGTCGGAACAGGTGGCGAGCACGCTGGGCCTGGGCGCGGATGTCGAAGCGGCGCTGTACCGAGTCTTCGAAACCCATGATGGCTCCGGCCGACCGGCTGGGCTAAGTCACGGGCAGATTCCCGAGGCGGTCTACCAGGTGGTGCTGGCCGGTGATCTGGAAATTCTCAGCCGCACCCACGGACTGCAGACAGCACTGCAATGGATTGGCGGGCAGGGCGACCGGCGTTATCCCGCGAAGCTGGCGGCATTTCTGCAACGTCACGCCGGTGGCTGGCTGGCACAGTTGGCGCATGACGAGGCGCCTGGTGACAAAGCGCCGTCCCGCAGCCAGGTACCCCTGAGCCTGGTGGGCGATGTGATCGACCTCAAGCTGCCGTGGCTGGCAGGTCATTCGAGGCAGGTTGCGGATATTGCCGTCCAGGCAGGTCGGCTGTGGGGCTTGCCCGACGCCGCGCTGGTCGAGCTCGGTCAGGCTGCGCTCGTGCACGGCCTGGGCCGGGCGGCAGTCTCCAACCATATCTGGAACAGCATGGGGGCTTTACCGTTCGGTGCTGCAGAGCGCGTTCATCTGGTGCCGTACTGGACGCAAAAAGCCTGCAAGCCCATCGCCGAACTGCAGCGCCCGGGAGACATTGCCGCCCATGCCTATGAACGGCTCGACGGCAGCGGCCATTTCCGCGGCCTGGCCGCTGACGCCCTGAGCCAAGAGCACCGTTTACTGGCGGCCGCAGTTGCCTGGGTAGCACTGCGCAGCACAAGGCCATGGCGATCGGCCCACGATATGGCCCAGGCGCAGAGCGCGCTGCGCCAGGATGCCAGCCGCGGCGTGTTCGACAGCGACATATGCGAAACCGTGATCGCGGCCGCTGCAGGCAAGCAGCGGCCGCCTCAGCAGAGAAGCGCGCTGTTGAGTGCCCGGGAATGCGACATCCTTTCCGAGATAAGCCGCGGTGCCAGCAACAAGGAAGTGGCGCGCAGGCTGTCGATCAGTCCCAGCACCGTGCGCACGCACATGGAGAGCATCTTTCGCAAGCTGGAGTGTTCAACGCGGGCAGCCGCCACCTTGAAGGGCCTGACCTTGGGGCTGATTTCGTAA